A window of Hyperolius riggenbachi isolate aHypRig1 chromosome 1, aHypRig1.pri, whole genome shotgun sequence contains these coding sequences:
- the LOC137527736 gene encoding olfactory receptor 5V1-like, giving the protein MKATESMPGGKQLLPYNESRGGTILMESYNVTGFLILGFSDLWCCKGLVQLLLAFIYSTTTLSNCIILWVILLDHQLHTPMYFFLGNLAFLDIAYTTVTIPKMLAILITEDRSISYTACIAQLYFYVSLEGSEAFLLMAMAYDRYIAICSPLHYKNVMKTKVCILLAAVSWICGGINASIHTILTFSLSFCNSHDINHLFCDIPPLLQLSCQSSFINELILFTVGGVWVGLGPFLLIVISYIYISATIRKLHSAEGRRKTFSTCSAHITVVALFFGSSLFTYIHPPSRYTSEENKVVSVLYSLLTPMLNPLIYSLRNDSVKEALQKARKHLLTSSS; this is encoded by the coding sequence GTACTATCCTGATGGAGTCATATAATGTCACTGGGTTTCTAATTTTAGGATTTTCAGACCTCTGGTGTTGTAAAGGCCTTGTACAGCTTCTATTGGCATTTATATATTCCACAACCACATTAAGCAATTGTATCATCCTCTGGGTGATTCTGCTTGACCATCAACTCCACACACCCATGTACTTTTTTCTTGGAAATTTGGCATTCTTGGATATAGCATATACTACTGTCACTATCCCAAAAATGTTGGCCATCCTCATCACAGAAGATAGATCTATATCCTATACAGCATGCATCGCACAACTCTATTTTTATGTCTCCCTGGAAGGCAGTGAGGCTTTTTTACTAATGGCCATGGCTTATGATCGCTACATCGCTATATGTTCTCCTTTACATTACAAAAACGTtatgaaaacaaaagtttgcatttTGCTTGCAGCAGTTTCCTGGATCTGCGGTGGAATCAATGCCTCCATTCACACAATACTTACATTCTCTCTTTCCTTCTGTAACTCTCATGACATAAACCACTTATTTTGTGACATCCCACCACTTCTCCAACTCTCCTGCCAGTCTTCCTTCATTAATGAGCTGATTTTGTTTACAGTGGGTGGCGTGTGGGTCGGTCTTGGGCCATTTCTGCTTATTGTCATCTCTTACATATACATTTCAGCTACGATACGAAAGCTGCACTCAGCAGAGGGGAGAAGGAAAACTTTCTCTACGTGCTCAGCTCATATCACAGTGGTTGCTTTATTCTTTGGCTCAAGTCTATTCACATACATTCATCCACCATCCAGATACACTTCAGAGGAGAACAAAGTTGTTTCTGTGTTATACAGTCTTTTGACTCCAATGTTAAATCCTTTGATATACAGTCTAAGAAATGATTCTGTGAAAGAAGCTCTGCAGAAGGCTAGGAAACATTTATTAACATCCTCATCATAA